The Clostridiaceae bacterium HFYG-1003 genome includes a window with the following:
- a CDS encoding GNAT family N-acetyltransferase produces MNQSYIKLRAYRRDDLSWLCLLLNQGSARISLGEFPAPLAEEQIHQRFSNPTSPHFQYMAENQAGQLLGFFDITLTFKDRRGQLRWLFAPHPEEIQTRTGDSSADPITEPKLPSPLEESLRELLRRLFQEMNLNKCIVQIPAFQDPDLAILQRAGFTQEAVLRDEVFYEGRYHDALLLGLLREELQNLKTPDLGSPRVD; encoded by the coding sequence ATGAATCAGTCATACATCAAATTACGAGCATACCGCAGGGACGATCTGTCCTGGCTTTGCCTTCTGCTGAATCAGGGAAGCGCCCGGATCTCTCTGGGCGAGTTTCCCGCTCCGCTTGCGGAGGAGCAGATCCATCAGCGGTTTTCCAACCCGACCTCTCCTCATTTTCAATACATGGCAGAAAATCAGGCGGGTCAGCTTTTGGGCTTCTTTGACATCACTCTGACCTTCAAGGACCGCCGAGGCCAGCTCAGGTGGCTTTTCGCCCCCCATCCCGAGGAAATTCAAACCAGAACCGGCGACTCATCAGCAGACCCGATTACTGAACCCAAATTGCCCAGCCCCTTGGAAGAATCACTCCGGGAGCTGCTGCGCCGCCTGTTTCAGGAGATGAACCTGAATAAATGCATTGTTCAGATTCCAGCCTTTCAGGATCCGGATCTGGCCATTCTCCAACGAGCCGGCTTCACCCAAGAAGCTGTTCTGCGGGATGAGGTATTCTACGAAGGCCGCTATCATGACGCATTGCTGCTGGGCCTGCTCCGGGAGGAATTACAGAACCTCAAAACACCAGACCTCGGGTCCCCCAGGGTAGATTAA
- a CDS encoding ECF transporter S component translates to MKKTSPVMIIVFAGLAVAINVVLGDLVALFKIPMLYLDTLGTIFMGVAFGPFFGALVGLATNLLMGVTASPTAIPFALVNIAVGIVSGLMAKRGFSMVTAVATGLILSVVAPLIGTPIRIFLFGGLTGSGADLLISALRASGQKIFASTFLATIASNFIDKILSCILVCMALAPIPLKYKPNVAKETGV, encoded by the coding sequence ATGAAGAAGACATCCCCCGTCATGATCATTGTGTTTGCCGGACTGGCAGTTGCCATCAACGTAGTCCTCGGTGATCTGGTTGCTCTGTTTAAAATCCCTATGCTCTACCTGGATACCCTGGGTACGATATTCATGGGTGTTGCATTCGGACCGTTCTTTGGCGCACTGGTCGGCTTGGCCACGAATTTACTGATGGGCGTAACCGCAAGTCCCACTGCCATTCCGTTTGCTCTGGTCAATATTGCCGTCGGCATAGTTTCCGGTCTTATGGCCAAACGCGGCTTCTCCATGGTAACCGCCGTAGCAACCGGACTGATCCTGTCTGTGGTGGCACCGCTGATTGGCACCCCCATTCGTATTTTCCTCTTTGGCGGATTAACCGGATCCGGAGCAGATCTGCTGATCTCCGCCCTGCGCGCCTCCGGTCAGAAGATCTTCGCCTCCACCTTCCTGGCGACCATCGCCAGCAACTTTATCGATAAAATCCTTTCCTGTATCCTGGTATGTATGGCTTTAGCTCCGATTCCACTGAAGTACAAGCCGAATGTCGCCAAGGAAACCGGAGTATAG
- a CDS encoding (deoxy)nucleoside triphosphate pyrophosphohydrolase, producing MKQIEVVAAIIESDGSFLATQRGYGDFKGFWEFPGGKIEIDENRHDALIREILEELNVKIRPVHFLGTVQHDYPTFRLSMHCYISEIEQGNISLNEHLQARWLEETELDDVDWLPADIIVVEKLKSFLRKRN from the coding sequence ATGAAGCAAATAGAAGTTGTTGCAGCAATCATTGAGTCTGATGGATCCTTTTTAGCTACGCAGAGAGGATACGGCGATTTTAAGGGTTTTTGGGAATTCCCTGGTGGAAAGATCGAAATTGATGAAAATCGACATGACGCTTTGATACGTGAAATTCTAGAAGAGCTAAATGTAAAGATCCGCCCTGTTCATTTCTTAGGAACGGTGCAGCATGATTACCCAACATTTCGACTTTCAATGCATTGCTACATTAGTGAAATTGAACAGGGAAACATCTCATTGAATGAACATCTTCAAGCTCGGTGGCTTGAAGAAACGGAATTGGACGATGTCGATTGGCTGCCAGCAGACATCATAGTCGTTGAAAAACTGAAAAGTTTTTTGCGGAAAAGAAATTAA
- a CDS encoding protease complex subunit PrcB family protein has translation MKIRMLSSALLVSLTATVLSGCAQPQPGTTTPPVTTPSTTAVQTTIPATMPPATTLPVTTPVTVPVTNGGQTVKHQILPMIPESLKSTVEALKKGRGYFYFQNEKILVIFMGERSTGGYSISLSQISAQGSALSVIVAEKSPKPGDIVTQAFTYPMLILQLEDTYDSFHITNTNGEIFEKSVNTMY, from the coding sequence TTGAAAATCCGAATGCTGTCCAGCGCTCTGCTGGTATCTCTTACAGCGACTGTGCTGTCCGGATGCGCTCAGCCGCAGCCCGGAACTACCACTCCCCCCGTGACGACTCCTTCGACCACGGCGGTCCAGACAACAATTCCTGCCACCATGCCCCCTGCAACTACACTGCCTGTTACAACACCTGTCACTGTACCTGTCACGAATGGAGGTCAGACCGTGAAACATCAGATCCTGCCAATGATCCCGGAATCTCTGAAAAGTACTGTAGAAGCCTTAAAGAAAGGCCGCGGTTATTTCTATTTCCAAAATGAAAAAATCCTGGTCATCTTCATGGGTGAGCGTTCCACCGGAGGCTACTCCATCAGTCTGAGCCAGATTTCAGCGCAAGGTTCTGCCCTTTCAGTGATTGTTGCTGAAAAATCGCCGAAACCCGGGGATATTGTAACCCAGGCTTTTACCTATCCCATGCTGATTCTTCAGCTGGAAGACACTTATGACTCCTTCCACATTACCAATACCAACGGAGAGATCTTCGAGAAGTCAGTCAATACGATGTATTAG
- a CDS encoding GNAT family N-acetyltransferase — MYYGKNIKLRALRPEDLPYIMEYVNDFETYSSFTDSAPIPKTEAFQALWLAHSTREDLITFAIAEIMTDECVGTIQLRAIDRPSHHSLFSIILRPASRGKGYGTDALRTLLRFAFHELNLHKVTLTVYASNPGGQRLYEKCGFRLEGRLRQQVYRQGKYEDQLVYSILDREFGGS, encoded by the coding sequence TTGTATTATGGAAAAAACATCAAGCTTCGCGCACTCCGTCCCGAAGACTTGCCTTATATCATGGAATATGTCAACGACTTCGAGACCTATTCCAGCTTTACCGATTCAGCCCCCATCCCGAAAACAGAAGCTTTTCAGGCGCTCTGGCTGGCTCATTCCACCCGGGAAGACCTGATTACTTTCGCCATTGCTGAAATCATGACGGATGAATGCGTGGGCACAATCCAGCTCCGGGCCATTGACCGCCCCAGTCACCACTCCCTCTTCTCCATCATCCTGCGCCCGGCTTCCCGGGGCAAGGGCTATGGAACGGATGCGCTCCGGACGCTGCTTCGGTTTGCGTTTCACGAACTCAACCTGCATAAGGTGACTCTCACGGTCTATGCAAGCAATCCCGGCGGGCAGAGACTCTATGAGAAATGCGGGTTCCGGCTGGAAGGCCGGCTGAGACAGCAGGTTTACCGTCAGGGGAAATATGAGGATCAGCTGGTTTACAGCATCCTGGACCGGGAATTCGGAGGCAGCTAA
- a CDS encoding FMN-binding protein, translating into MRPRKFVSLWLVVLLSMLILSACNSPATNTTSVSSTSAQTTVTPVTLPPETKPTTSPTTKHAGMSPGTYLGLGNGRNGAIVVKVQVSENSLDSIDVVSSQETWNTGSIPISVYPDQILKTQSLDVDLISGATISSLALLNAVKDAISQAGGDPAKFTGKIPAPPAPQNA; encoded by the coding sequence ATGAGACCCCGAAAGTTTGTATCCCTTTGGCTGGTAGTTCTCTTGTCAATGCTCATTCTATCTGCATGCAACTCTCCGGCAACGAATACCACATCTGTCTCCAGCACCTCGGCTCAAACGACAGTGACTCCCGTGACGCTTCCTCCGGAAACCAAACCGACAACCTCGCCTACCACCAAACATGCCGGTATGTCGCCGGGTACTTACCTCGGACTGGGCAATGGTAGAAACGGTGCAATTGTCGTGAAAGTACAGGTAAGTGAGAACAGTCTCGATTCGATTGATGTTGTCAGTTCTCAAGAAACCTGGAATACCGGTTCCATACCAATCTCTGTTTATCCGGATCAAATCCTGAAAACTCAGTCGCTTGATGTTGATCTCATCAGCGGTGCTACCATCTCCAGCCTCGCTCTGTTGAATGCAGTCAAAGACGCCATCTCCCAAGCTGGCGGTGATCCCGCAAAATTCACCGGAAAGATTCCCGCACCACCAGCTCCTCAGAATGCATAA
- a CDS encoding DEAD/DEAH box helicase: MEKKLINQLEFGIRTSFINREITSDPFLRPQLISNDYKQGKKMLTALTEELSKCDEFYISVAFISMGGITPLLLVLKELEQRGVKGKILTTDYLTFSDPKALEKLNAFKNLEIKMYLSNNDKEGFHTKGYIFKNQEQNALRIIIGSSNITLNALTINKEWNTKIVSNNHGEYAVTILDEFHKLWNSSQAKPFDEFFDDYEKKYWMVQDQKALVRTSKLPRLDNYKLEPNTMQVQFTQSIQKLVQENERKALLISATGTGKTFASAFAIRDLNPKRMLFLVHREQIARQARESYQRVFGDHIGMGLISGSSKDTQSPFIFSTMQMMAKREIHSMFHPNEFDVIVIDEVHRAGSTSYQTIMDYFKPRFYLGMTASPERMDGFDIYQMFDHNIAHEIRLQEALEEDLLCPFHYFGITEFQEAEAQINYEFRDFLDLDQDKRVQYIIDKLEYFGFSGDRVKGLIFCSTKEDATALSDQLNKKGYQTLALTGNDSQEDRLDAIERLTGDAGENHLDYIITVDIFNEGVDIPEINQVVMLRPTQSPIIFVQQLGRGLRKYQDKEYVVIIDFIGNYNNNYLIPMALFGDRSYNKDNVRRFIREGNKVIPGSSSIHFDEITKKRIYETIDSANFSESKIIKQAYQQLKFKLGRIPTLMDFEEHGSIDVLRIFENKTYRSYYGFLIKCETEYHERLDSVQINMLEFISQKLASGKRIHELIVLKSILEGISDPMHFLEDQLVSKYSLPYTNNTERNVMNYLSGEFFAGTGKDTFKQSIFLQKNSITGRIEISDQMETALKSDEFRRLAQELIDYGFFRNQMEYSNYYKNTPLNLYAKYTYEDVCRILEWEKAEVAQNIGGYKFDRETKTFPVFINYLKENDIADSINYEDRFLSTDSLIALSKSRRTIDSNDVKTLLTADQLGVRVELFVRKNKDDKASKEFYYLGRIHATGQTESIIMPNTNQNAVEIYYQLGTPVREDLYEYIVN; encoded by the coding sequence ATGGAAAAGAAACTAATTAACCAACTTGAATTTGGAATCCGCACCTCTTTTATTAACCGAGAGATTACATCAGATCCCTTTCTACGCCCCCAATTGATTTCTAACGATTATAAACAGGGGAAAAAGATGTTAACGGCACTAACGGAAGAACTCAGCAAGTGCGATGAGTTCTATATTAGTGTGGCTTTTATTTCCATGGGTGGCATTACCCCGCTTCTGCTGGTTTTGAAAGAATTGGAACAGCGAGGGGTCAAAGGGAAAATATTGACCACTGATTACCTTACTTTTAGTGATCCCAAAGCCTTAGAAAAACTCAATGCTTTCAAGAACCTCGAGATTAAGATGTACTTATCAAATAATGATAAAGAAGGATTCCATACCAAAGGTTATATTTTCAAAAATCAAGAGCAAAACGCACTTCGAATCATTATTGGATCATCCAATATCACATTGAATGCTCTCACCATTAATAAAGAGTGGAACACCAAAATTGTATCTAACAATCATGGAGAGTATGCAGTAACCATCCTGGATGAGTTTCACAAGTTATGGAACTCGAGTCAAGCAAAGCCCTTCGATGAGTTTTTCGATGATTATGAAAAGAAGTATTGGATGGTTCAAGACCAAAAGGCCTTAGTCCGCACCTCCAAGCTTCCTCGTTTGGATAATTACAAACTTGAACCAAACACGATGCAGGTTCAATTTACCCAGTCTATTCAGAAATTAGTTCAGGAGAACGAGCGGAAGGCTTTACTTATTTCAGCAACAGGAACAGGTAAGACATTTGCTTCAGCTTTTGCCATTCGGGACTTAAATCCTAAACGGATGTTGTTTCTGGTTCATCGAGAGCAAATAGCTCGTCAAGCTCGCGAGAGCTATCAAAGGGTATTCGGCGATCACATTGGGATGGGGCTGATATCTGGTTCTAGTAAAGATACTCAATCACCCTTTATTTTTTCAACCATGCAGATGATGGCCAAAAGAGAAATCCATTCTATGTTCCATCCGAATGAGTTTGATGTCATCGTGATTGACGAGGTTCATCGTGCAGGATCTACCAGCTATCAAACAATTATGGACTATTTTAAACCTCGTTTTTACCTTGGGATGACAGCGAGCCCTGAACGCATGGACGGCTTCGATATTTATCAGATGTTCGACCATAACATTGCACATGAGATCCGCCTTCAGGAAGCTCTCGAGGAGGACTTGCTTTGTCCATTCCACTACTTTGGAATTACTGAATTTCAAGAGGCGGAAGCACAGATCAACTATGAGTTTAGAGATTTTTTGGATCTTGATCAAGACAAGCGTGTTCAATACATCATTGATAAACTTGAATATTTTGGCTTTAGCGGGGATCGAGTTAAAGGATTAATATTTTGCAGTACCAAGGAAGATGCGACAGCTCTTTCTGATCAATTAAATAAAAAGGGATATCAAACGTTGGCGTTGACTGGAAATGATTCTCAAGAAGATCGATTGGATGCAATTGAAAGATTGACAGGAGATGCAGGTGAAAACCATCTAGATTACATTATTACAGTTGACATCTTTAATGAAGGGGTGGATATCCCGGAAATTAATCAAGTCGTGATGCTTCGTCCAACTCAATCACCGATTATTTTCGTGCAACAGTTAGGCCGCGGACTTCGAAAATATCAAGACAAAGAATATGTTGTTATTATTGATTTCATCGGAAACTATAATAATAACTATCTAATCCCAATGGCGCTCTTCGGAGATCGAAGCTATAACAAGGATAATGTTCGCCGCTTCATCCGGGAAGGGAACAAAGTCATTCCGGGTAGCTCCAGTATCCATTTTGATGAGATAACCAAGAAGAGAATATATGAAACCATAGACTCTGCTAACTTTAGTGAGAGTAAAATTATTAAACAGGCCTACCAACAGCTTAAATTCAAGCTTGGCAGAATCCCAACCCTAATGGATTTTGAAGAGCACGGATCAATTGATGTATTAAGAATATTCGAGAATAAAACTTATCGATCCTATTATGGCTTTCTGATCAAATGCGAAACAGAGTATCATGAGCGACTTGATTCGGTGCAGATCAATATGCTTGAATTCATTTCTCAAAAACTGGCCTCAGGAAAGCGTATCCATGAGCTGATTGTTCTGAAGAGTATCCTCGAGGGAATTTCGGATCCAATGCATTTTTTGGAAGATCAACTGGTCAGTAAATATTCTCTTCCATATACGAATAACACGGAGCGAAATGTAATGAATTACCTTTCGGGTGAGTTTTTCGCTGGAACAGGGAAGGATACGTTCAAGCAGAGTATTTTTCTTCAGAAAAATTCAATAACTGGCCGGATTGAAATATCCGATCAGATGGAAACAGCGTTAAAGTCCGATGAGTTCAGAAGGTTGGCTCAAGAGTTGATTGATTATGGGTTCTTCCGAAATCAAATGGAGTACTCGAATTACTATAAAAATACCCCGCTTAATTTATATGCAAAGTACACATATGAGGATGTTTGTCGCATTCTGGAATGGGAGAAGGCCGAAGTTGCACAGAATATTGGTGGGTATAAATTTGATAGAGAAACAAAGACCTTCCCAGTATTTATTAACTACTTAAAAGAAAATGATATCGCTGATTCGATAAATTATGAGGACCGCTTCCTAAGCACAGATTCACTTATTGCCCTTTCTAAATCCAGAAGGACCATCGATTCCAACGATGTTAAGACTCTATTAACAGCCGATCAATTGGGCGTTCGGGTTGAACTCTTTGTTCGAAAAAACAAGGATGATAAGGCTTCGAAAGAGTTTTATTATCTTGGACGAATTCACGCCACGGGTCAAACTGAGAGTATCATTATGCCAAATACAAATCAAAATGCCGTAGAGATTTATTACCAGCTGGGAACTCCCGTCCGTGAGGATCTCTACGAGTACATTGTGAATTAG
- a CDS encoding ATP-binding protein has product MKILRIKVDGLPLYKAPFDVSFYAVQRVQTNHLNSVFNLFGNIYVNTAEAFIGINASGKTTALKVVSFTRLLLDAAPLNAEFIPQILGENTKTVFDVDFFATERLYHLNSEIIRTKKPDGTPAVQILSEKLWVKSVTSKVNKTNLLSFDEIRPVRIRDNSDEYLPDDVSIMIAVNKQIQNKRMFVDLAAFTNFNLFLPEGGSVPTEIISLLDPTIEYITVENVNTKVVTRLKFYGQKELVLYNPTELNVYLSSGTVKGVRVFSDAARVLKNGGYLIVDEVENHFNRELVASLLRLFMNKRTNPKGAVIIFSTHYAELLDEMERNDAIFVTRSDQGLTVDNLNSLLKRNDMKKSEVYQSDFLGGTAPKYKALAALQKSIIKDLEE; this is encoded by the coding sequence ATGAAGATATTGAGAATAAAAGTAGATGGGCTTCCTTTATATAAAGCTCCGTTTGATGTATCGTTTTATGCTGTTCAGAGAGTACAGACCAATCACTTAAACTCAGTATTCAACCTATTTGGAAACATTTATGTGAATACTGCGGAAGCGTTCATTGGAATTAATGCATCTGGAAAAACAACTGCTTTAAAGGTTGTTTCTTTCACAAGGTTGCTGTTGGATGCGGCCCCGTTGAATGCAGAGTTTATTCCGCAGATTCTGGGTGAGAACACGAAGACCGTATTTGATGTTGATTTTTTTGCTACAGAGAGACTTTATCACCTCAACAGCGAGATTATTAGAACAAAAAAACCGGATGGGACCCCTGCTGTTCAGATTCTTTCGGAGAAATTATGGGTCAAATCTGTTACTAGTAAAGTTAATAAGACAAACTTACTGAGTTTTGATGAGATTCGACCTGTACGAATTCGTGATAATTCTGATGAGTACCTTCCGGACGATGTCAGTATCATGATCGCCGTTAATAAACAGATTCAGAATAAGAGGATGTTTGTGGATCTGGCCGCGTTTACAAACTTTAACCTGTTCCTTCCAGAAGGAGGATCCGTTCCTACAGAGATTATCTCCCTGCTTGATCCAACGATCGAGTATATCACTGTGGAGAACGTCAATACCAAGGTTGTAACAAGATTAAAGTTTTACGGACAAAAAGAGCTGGTTCTCTACAATCCGACAGAACTTAACGTGTACTTATCATCCGGTACTGTGAAGGGTGTCAGAGTATTTTCGGACGCGGCAAGAGTATTAAAGAATGGCGGTTATTTGATCGTTGACGAAGTTGAGAACCATTTCAATCGTGAGCTGGTTGCATCCTTACTCAGGCTGTTCATGAATAAAAGAACCAATCCAAAAGGAGCAGTTATCATATTCTCGACGCATTACGCTGAGTTACTGGATGAGATGGAAAGAAACGATGCCATTTTTGTGACGAGAAGTGACCAAGGGTTGACCGTTGATAATCTCAACTCTCTACTGAAACGAAATGATATGAAGAAGAGTGAGGTATATCAAAGTGATTTTCTGGGGGGAACGGCACCGAAATACAAGGCGTTGGCTGCGCTGCAGAAAAGCATTATTAAGGACTTGGAGGAGTAA
- a CDS encoding FAD-binding protein has protein sequence MAENNGAAADWLRSIGAPMTVAAGQTSVATSRETGELGVAIISALKHECEKLDVDIRTGSKATELVMQDGRISGVKVSAKSGDYTIEARAVILATGGFAANNDLVSKHYPALKGYSSSASVGATGDGHIMAEKIGAALDNMDYIRVNFTYTTADKGYFYYMGSLFNTGAIFVNNEGKRFVSDQGAYGVGLKVVEQGGKGWAIFDQSIVSAISDVRKYNELGLFTSADTIEELAAKIGVNEQNLKDTIEKYKGYVANGKDEEFNRPMLNMTFDEPPFYACPMTARVQGTFGGIQINTSTEVLKPDGTPIPGLFAAGECANDGTWGANPAAVNIVYGKIAGENAAAYLK, from the coding sequence TTGGCCGAGAACAATGGGGCAGCCGCAGACTGGCTGCGCAGCATCGGTGCGCCCATGACGGTAGCTGCTGGTCAAACCAGTGTGGCAACATCCCGTGAAACCGGAGAATTAGGGGTTGCTATCATTTCCGCTTTAAAGCATGAGTGCGAAAAACTTGATGTTGATATCCGAACCGGAAGCAAAGCCACTGAACTGGTCATGCAGGATGGCCGGATCTCCGGAGTAAAGGTTTCTGCAAAAAGTGGAGATTACACCATTGAAGCAAGGGCTGTGATTCTTGCCACCGGTGGATTCGCCGCAAATAATGATTTAGTTTCAAAGCATTATCCCGCATTGAAAGGCTATTCGAGCTCCGCTTCAGTCGGTGCAACCGGCGACGGACACATCATGGCTGAAAAAATTGGGGCCGCTTTAGACAATATGGATTACATCCGTGTGAACTTCACTTACACCACCGCGGACAAAGGCTACTTCTACTATATGGGATCCCTCTTTAATACCGGAGCCATCTTCGTGAATAACGAAGGCAAGCGATTTGTAAGCGACCAGGGAGCCTATGGCGTTGGACTTAAAGTTGTTGAACAAGGCGGCAAAGGTTGGGCCATCTTTGATCAGTCCATTGTCAGCGCGATTTCAGATGTTCGCAAATACAATGAACTGGGATTGTTCACTTCTGCTGATACCATCGAGGAATTAGCAGCCAAGATTGGGGTCAATGAGCAGAACCTGAAAGATACGATCGAAAAATACAAAGGTTATGTCGCCAATGGAAAAGATGAAGAATTCAATCGTCCGATGCTGAACATGACCTTTGATGAACCTCCCTTCTATGCCTGCCCCATGACAGCCAGAGTTCAGGGTACCTTCGGAGGAATCCAGATCAACACCTCCACTGAAGTATTAAAACCAGACGGAACTCCAATTCCTGGTCTCTTTGCTGCCGGAGAATGTGCCAATGACGGCACCTGGGGTGCCAATCCCGCAGCTGTTAATATTGTTTACGGTAAAATCGCAGGAGAAAACGCCGCTGCTTATCTGAAATAA
- a CDS encoding phosphatase PAP2 family protein, producing MKQMTWQKWAKIGTAFLIYGILVFAFTELAEQVMDHSTQSLDVAILRWINTLSDPGLDGFFVFITDLSGPVVVPILALLLAAWFIWKNEAYNAIYLFLILGGTFLVNTALKLYYQRVRPNLWSLLVEESSYSFPSGHAMISMALALSLIVLLFYSRLRWPAILIGTGYVLLIGFSRLYLGVHYPSDIVGGWLASIVWSAVVTGIMMRNNKFRDDTMS from the coding sequence ATGAAACAAATGACTTGGCAGAAGTGGGCGAAAATTGGGACCGCCTTCCTCATCTATGGAATCCTGGTCTTTGCCTTCACCGAACTGGCGGAGCAGGTAATGGATCATTCCACACAGTCTCTGGATGTTGCGATTCTTCGATGGATTAATACGCTGTCCGATCCCGGCCTTGACGGTTTTTTTGTCTTCATAACAGACCTGTCCGGACCGGTGGTGGTACCGATTCTGGCTCTGCTGCTGGCCGCCTGGTTTATCTGGAAGAATGAAGCCTACAATGCGATCTACCTGTTTCTGATCCTGGGTGGAACTTTCCTGGTCAATACCGCACTGAAGCTCTATTATCAGCGGGTTCGGCCGAACCTCTGGAGTCTGCTGGTGGAGGAGTCCTCCTATTCCTTTCCCTCGGGTCACGCTATGATCAGCATGGCACTGGCGCTGAGCCTGATTGTCCTTTTGTTTTACTCCCGGCTGCGCTGGCCGGCCATCCTCATAGGAACAGGCTATGTTCTGCTGATCGGCTTTTCCCGGCTGTATCTAGGGGTTCACTATCCTTCGGACATTGTCGGAGGCTGGCTGGCCAGTATTGTCTGGAGTGCTGTGGTTACAGGAATCATGATGCGCAACAACAAGTTCCGGGATGACACGATGAGTTGA
- a CDS encoding PHP domain-containing protein, translating into MLIDMHLHEITHSSDSFINLEEIVTSARLRGLDAVCITDHDSMGLKEYAEAFSRKVDFPIFVGVEYYSLSGDITAWGIDSFPQERTSAQSFIDHVRKSDGFCVSCHPFRNNNRGLEDHLRKVRHLNGVEVLNGSTSLEANRKALRYCRELGLKAIGASDAHTLGQIGKFATWLPEKVNNLKDFVAQLHLHETKPAIWNGLTYDVVDAF; encoded by the coding sequence ATGCTGATTGATATGCATCTCCATGAAATAACCCATTCCAGCGACAGTTTTATTAATCTGGAAGAAATCGTCACATCTGCCCGACTGAGAGGACTGGATGCCGTATGCATTACAGACCATGACAGCATGGGCCTGAAAGAATATGCGGAAGCCTTTTCGCGAAAAGTTGATTTTCCGATCTTCGTCGGCGTTGAGTACTACTCGCTGAGCGGTGATATCACCGCCTGGGGCATCGACAGCTTCCCGCAGGAACGGACCAGCGCCCAGTCATTCATCGATCATGTGCGCAAATCCGACGGATTCTGTGTTTCCTGTCACCCCTTCCGGAATAATAACCGGGGGTTGGAAGATCATCTGAGGAAAGTTCGCCATTTGAACGGAGTGGAGGTTTTAAACGGAAGCACTTCCCTGGAAGCCAACCGCAAAGCGCTGCGCTACTGCCGGGAACTTGGATTAAAGGCCATCGGCGCCAGCGATGCCCATACCCTGGGACAGATCGGAAAGTTCGCCACCTGGCTGCCGGAAAAGGTCAACAACCTGAAGGATTTCGTTGCCCAGCTTCATCTGCATGAAACCAAGCCCGCCATATGGAATGGCCTGACCTATGATGTGGTGGACGCGTTCTAG